A window from Azoarcus sp. DD4 encodes these proteins:
- a CDS encoding DUF2325 domain-containing protein → MDALIVGADRLGNIPDVLQEFGIRIAAHVSGRDSNHQRRSAPLPSGIQMVILFTDFIGHNVMQRFRDAATREGVMFVCCRRSVCALQQALGRRMSEECERCSAGCKTRRRGK, encoded by the coding sequence ATGGACGCGCTCATCGTCGGTGCCGACCGTCTCGGCAACATCCCGGATGTTCTGCAGGAATTCGGCATCCGTATCGCGGCACACGTCAGCGGTCGCGACAGCAATCATCAGCGGCGCAGTGCTCCGCTGCCGTCGGGGATACAGATGGTGATCCTCTTCACCGACTTCATCGGCCACAACGTCATGCAGCGCTTCCGTGACGCGGCGACACGCGAGGGGGTGATGTTCGTATGTTGCCGGCGTTCGGTGTGTGCGCTTCAACAGGCACTGGGGCGCAGGATGAGCGAAGAGTGCGAGCGTTGCAGTGCCGGATGCAAGACCAGACGTCGCGGCAAATGA